The following are from one region of the Arthrobacter sp. TMP15 genome:
- a CDS encoding ATP-binding protein, giving the protein MSIATTLPIGEEINPGQFRLSQIQIINWGTFHGRHSMYVDRAGTLLTGHPGVGKSTLFDGIQHIFYASPRLNESAHEASNRKDRRTTFSYMRGRKIKTDNGVMYQRPSSTWSATALVFEDGLGRHVTISALFDLPANGLEGQVGKHYVIHDRPLDTAALENHGSRRFSPSSLNAALPGAETFDVHRTFAERFRRKLGIDNDKAFSLLRTLQNGKGLDKGVNRFFRYEVLDKPSTLTAAAAAVEDFNHLSGIYRQLEDAREQRDALAPVPELHQKHHELSELHNRTVDLQKTQLPLLRHQFQNELLTTKASTLSDARANKETQIKAATTAKEALAASVASLSEQQANHGGRAIEGLEKDIRSGKRDLLERQRLESEARADLHSVRIEYFWSAKGLDAARTAAAAGVEHQLAETQTARTREYEAVAASVNLKAQERALLAEIDSYQRRGSNIDPRSASARRAICAATGLAPEDLPFAGELVDIGTEHIVWRPAAEKVLRSLATTLLVRGSDIGAVTSAIDGLDGLGKLRWINLGMSVQPAKREQPGQDHLVNKLDFHDSEPGSWLREKITADYAFTCVPDDAALHQHARAISRAGTVKLSAAVFERDTRTISASDYLLGFNNVAKIAQLQQQVTGFATDHAQSAVAATQSSLAKEESTRRLAAMQRIAEDVRTFDQLDSGVLVARQAELQTTLDQTIAGSATLAQLRASLAEATTDLEAAVGNVAVLHHDLSGIEKELSSVRAVLSGDMQPARAADWALEAFSPYLLDGGPTSLDELELLLSHATVDLGERITTIKERQFRAEGALSEIFKSFARQFGPLMSSSHGTGAEAAQHYEELYRRIVSEGLPQRQEQFREYFNNRSYERFSDLLQLLEEERRSIEERILPLNQILADVPFEKGSRLRLEVKTTIPDEARVFRGELKEALGNAYTKATEDTMAASYLQLERLVNALQDPTMSHWADTVLDVRQHVTISCNEHRPNGEVEVGLEPGTLSGGEGQRFTSFIMGAALAYQLGIDTQGYSTYGTVMIDEAFIQANSEYAGAGINALQEFGFQLLLAAPEDKVDLSRHLGSITDIIKHPQANVSGFLDTGRSPATATDIVLGEPS; this is encoded by the coding sequence GTGAGTATTGCAACCACCCTGCCCATCGGCGAAGAGATCAATCCCGGTCAATTTCGGCTGAGCCAGATCCAAATCATCAACTGGGGTACTTTCCACGGCCGCCACAGTATGTACGTTGACCGGGCCGGCACATTGCTCACGGGGCATCCCGGTGTTGGAAAGTCGACACTCTTCGACGGTATTCAGCATATTTTCTATGCTTCCCCACGCTTGAATGAATCGGCCCACGAGGCGTCTAACCGCAAAGATCGTCGGACCACTTTTAGTTACATGCGCGGTCGTAAGATCAAGACGGACAACGGCGTGATGTACCAACGGCCCAGCTCTACCTGGTCTGCCACCGCCCTTGTTTTCGAGGACGGACTGGGGAGGCACGTGACGATCTCTGCGCTTTTTGACCTTCCCGCCAACGGGCTCGAAGGCCAGGTGGGCAAGCACTACGTCATCCATGACAGACCGTTGGACACAGCGGCCTTGGAAAACCATGGCAGCCGTCGCTTCTCGCCGTCGTCTTTAAATGCCGCCTTGCCGGGAGCGGAGACTTTCGATGTGCACAGAACCTTTGCGGAACGCTTCCGTCGCAAACTCGGTATTGACAATGACAAGGCTTTTAGTCTGCTGCGTACACTGCAAAACGGAAAGGGTCTAGACAAAGGGGTCAACCGATTCTTCCGTTATGAGGTGCTGGATAAACCGTCCACACTGACGGCCGCAGCGGCCGCTGTTGAGGACTTCAACCACCTCAGCGGTATCTATCGCCAGCTGGAGGATGCCCGCGAGCAGCGCGACGCCCTAGCCCCGGTGCCCGAACTTCATCAGAAACACCACGAACTCAGTGAGTTGCACAACCGCACAGTTGATCTTCAGAAGACCCAACTCCCGCTGTTGCGCCACCAGTTCCAAAACGAACTTCTCACCACAAAAGCGTCTACCCTTAGCGATGCTCGGGCAAACAAAGAAACACAAATCAAGGCCGCAACAACGGCCAAAGAGGCCCTCGCTGCCAGTGTGGCTTCACTGTCGGAGCAGCAGGCCAACCATGGCGGCCGGGCCATAGAAGGCCTGGAAAAGGACATTCGGAGCGGTAAACGAGACCTGCTTGAACGGCAGCGTCTTGAATCCGAAGCACGTGCGGACCTTCACAGTGTCCGCATCGAGTATTTCTGGAGTGCAAAGGGACTGGATGCAGCCCGCACAGCTGCGGCAGCCGGCGTCGAACATCAGCTGGCAGAAACACAAACCGCTCGTACACGCGAGTATGAGGCAGTGGCGGCGAGTGTTAACCTCAAGGCACAGGAAAGAGCGTTGCTGGCCGAAATTGACTCTTACCAACGTCGGGGCTCGAATATTGATCCGCGTAGCGCGTCGGCTCGCCGAGCCATCTGCGCTGCTACTGGTTTGGCCCCCGAGGACCTACCTTTTGCAGGTGAGCTCGTGGACATCGGCACCGAGCACATCGTGTGGCGCCCTGCTGCAGAAAAGGTCCTGCGCTCACTCGCCACCACACTGCTTGTAAGAGGCAGCGATATTGGCGCTGTCACCTCGGCAATCGACGGACTTGACGGCCTGGGCAAACTCCGTTGGATAAACCTTGGCATGTCAGTTCAACCTGCAAAAAGGGAGCAGCCGGGTCAAGACCATTTGGTGAACAAATTAGACTTCCATGACTCAGAGCCTGGGTCATGGCTTCGCGAGAAGATCACCGCAGACTACGCTTTTACCTGCGTACCAGATGATGCCGCCCTGCACCAACATGCCAGGGCCATTTCCCGCGCGGGAACAGTCAAGCTCAGCGCCGCCGTGTTTGAACGCGACACCCGAACCATCAGCGCCTCCGACTATCTCTTGGGCTTCAACAACGTCGCGAAAATTGCCCAACTGCAGCAGCAGGTAACAGGCTTTGCTACCGATCATGCTCAATCAGCGGTAGCCGCAACGCAGAGCAGCCTGGCCAAGGAAGAATCGACAAGAAGACTCGCAGCCATGCAGCGGATTGCCGAAGACGTCCGCACTTTTGACCAGCTGGACTCCGGCGTACTAGTGGCTCGTCAGGCAGAGCTACAAACCACCCTGGATCAAACTATTGCCGGCAGTGCCACGCTAGCCCAACTGCGTGCTTCTCTCGCTGAAGCCACTACAGATCTAGAGGCTGCTGTGGGAAACGTGGCTGTGCTGCACCATGACTTGTCCGGGATCGAGAAGGAACTCAGCAGCGTTCGTGCTGTTTTGTCAGGAGATATGCAGCCGGCCCGGGCGGCTGATTGGGCGCTGGAGGCGTTTTCACCCTATCTGCTCGACGGCGGTCCTACCTCCTTGGATGAGCTGGAGCTTCTGCTGAGCCACGCTACCGTGGACTTGGGTGAGCGCATCACCACAATCAAAGAGCGCCAGTTCCGCGCCGAGGGAGCATTAAGCGAAATATTCAAGAGCTTTGCCCGCCAGTTTGGCCCTCTCATGAGCTCCAGTCATGGAACTGGTGCCGAGGCAGCGCAACACTATGAGGAGTTGTACAGACGCATTGTTTCCGAAGGGCTACCGCAGCGACAGGAACAATTCAGAGAATATTTCAATAACCGCTCCTACGAACGATTCTCAGATCTCCTGCAATTACTGGAAGAGGAACGGCGTTCCATTGAGGAACGAATCCTGCCACTAAACCAGATTCTTGCAGACGTACCTTTTGAGAAAGGCAGCCGGCTGCGCCTCGAAGTGAAGACCACTATTCCCGATGAGGCCAGAGTCTTCAGAGGCGAACTCAAAGAAGCCCTGGGGAATGCTTACACCAAGGCCACCGAGGACACCATGGCGGCCAGCTATCTGCAATTGGAACGACTGGTCAACGCTCTGCAGGATCCCACCATGTCTCATTGGGCGGACACAGTGCTGGACGTACGCCAGCATGTGACTATCAGCTGCAACGAACACCGTCCGAACGGTGAGGTGGAAGTCGGCTTGGAGCCCGGCACACTTTCAGGCGGTGAGGGGCAGCGTTTCACCTCTTTTATTATGGGAGCCGCCCTTGCCTATCAGCTGGGTATTGACACCCAGGGTTACAGTACCTACGGCACCGTCATGATCGATGAAGCATTTATTCAGGCCAACTCGGAATACGCCGGCGCAGGCATCAACGCTCTACAGGAATTCGGTTTCCAACTCTTGCTGGCCGCCCCTGAGGACAAGGTCGACTTGTCAAGGCACCTGGGCTCTATCACAGACATCATCAAGCACCCGCAGGCAAACGTCTCTGGATTCCTTGACACTGGTCGGTCACCGGCCACCGCAACTGACATTGTCCTAGGAGAACCTTCCTAG
- a CDS encoding DUF4194 domain-containing protein has product MSGTSHPTPELQKISNSRGTERTLFDGDTGSFPLELRQVLVRLLRGPYVDGGAEPALWTTILTHDVSLRQYLSEIFLLLSVDSERKIALLTPADIEAVHTQPIVARKPLRREETLLALRLRVLLDRHAGSGTDVGISRAGAREILAEHRQPGIVDDKRLDEQTDAALARLLNLKLILPTELLNEYRVSNALALALPFDSIDQIPAYLSALDKNEPHNSLDSDSSDGPAQEGLL; this is encoded by the coding sequence ATGAGCGGCACTTCACACCCAACGCCGGAGCTGCAAAAAATTAGCAACTCTAGGGGCACCGAGCGAACCCTGTTTGACGGCGACACCGGCTCCTTCCCGCTGGAGTTGCGCCAGGTGCTGGTTCGATTGCTGCGTGGACCGTATGTTGACGGCGGCGCAGAACCCGCCTTGTGGACAACAATCCTGACGCACGACGTGTCTCTGCGTCAGTATCTCAGCGAGATCTTCTTGTTGTTGAGCGTAGATTCTGAACGCAAGATAGCACTGCTAACCCCAGCAGACATTGAGGCCGTTCACACACAGCCGATCGTTGCCCGCAAACCGTTGCGCCGCGAAGAGACCCTGTTGGCTTTGCGCCTTCGTGTACTGCTGGACCGCCATGCCGGCTCCGGCACAGATGTGGGTATCTCTCGCGCCGGGGCCAGGGAAATACTTGCCGAACACCGCCAGCCCGGCATAGTTGATGACAAACGCTTGGATGAACAAACGGACGCAGCACTAGCTCGCCTTCTTAATCTAAAGTTGATTCTGCCCACCGAACTGCTCAACGAATACCGAGTCAGCAACGCCCTGGCATTGGCTCTGCCTTTCGACTCAATCGATCAAATTCCCGCTTATCTCTCCGCCCTGGACAAGAACGAGCCTCACAACTCCTTAGACTCCGACTCCAGCGACGGCCCAGCACAGGAGGGCCTGTTGTGA
- a CDS encoding DUF3375 domain-containing protein yields the protein MRFTDNAVAQWHAQKELRASPAWKLLQGSPWTVAFLRSVFTATRQRMPLEEFHGDLAEFMKELRDENLSLNEAWQASNYADSWVRSQFLSRPMVDGKFFYEPTASTARVLAFTDTLTGSRTNLNSSRLSTLLNSIEALSRQSDPDPKSRIATLEAEIAERENEITALRNGANPAVLSEDSAVAATRSVLDLAAGLPADFKRMRDGVEVMLHSIRQEIMDSSVTKGVAVGQVLAADLALRGTAEGETFQGFTEFLNDPVQQGRFRQSINEVLERDFTGQLSAEERRNLASLLREMRRQAAEVHAIYGRLSESLHAYVQSAEFKESVLLRKAIHLAEQAVAAASLGSRAGVVEPLLYAPNFETLAGLGIFNPEDHVPPPKLAAPPALSDADIHRTPATAAPDMPRLHAAIERTRETRHGSATLHEVYASLPADLQHINSIRGLVLAARGAANTFVNDIDPDRTETLTFTQIDGTTRTARVPLFTFVKDSSP from the coding sequence ATGCGCTTCACTGACAATGCCGTTGCGCAATGGCACGCGCAAAAAGAACTACGGGCCAGCCCCGCCTGGAAACTACTACAAGGGTCCCCTTGGACGGTGGCATTTCTGCGCTCCGTCTTCACGGCGACCAGGCAACGCATGCCGCTGGAGGAATTTCACGGCGATTTAGCGGAATTCATGAAGGAACTGCGCGATGAAAACCTCAGCCTAAATGAGGCTTGGCAGGCTTCCAACTACGCCGATTCTTGGGTGCGAAGCCAGTTTCTTTCCCGGCCCATGGTTGACGGAAAGTTCTTCTATGAACCCACTGCCTCCACGGCCCGGGTCCTGGCATTTACGGATACGCTGACCGGCAGCCGCACCAATTTGAACAGCTCACGACTGAGCACGCTGCTTAACAGTATTGAGGCGCTTTCACGCCAAAGCGATCCCGACCCGAAATCCCGTATTGCCACTCTCGAAGCTGAAATCGCTGAGCGTGAAAATGAAATCACTGCGCTGCGAAATGGCGCCAATCCAGCCGTACTATCCGAGGACTCCGCCGTTGCCGCCACCCGGAGTGTGTTGGATCTTGCGGCTGGTCTGCCGGCAGATTTCAAGCGGATGCGCGACGGCGTCGAGGTCATGCTGCACTCTATCCGGCAAGAAATCATGGACTCCTCAGTCACTAAAGGTGTTGCCGTGGGTCAGGTGCTTGCCGCTGACTTGGCACTACGCGGCACGGCAGAAGGAGAGACGTTCCAAGGTTTCACCGAGTTCCTCAACGATCCGGTACAACAGGGACGTTTCAGGCAATCAATCAACGAGGTGCTTGAGCGGGACTTCACCGGTCAGCTCAGCGCGGAAGAGCGGAGAAATCTGGCCTCCTTGCTGCGCGAGATGCGCCGTCAAGCTGCTGAGGTACACGCCATTTATGGGCGCCTCTCCGAGAGTCTGCACGCCTATGTCCAGTCCGCCGAGTTCAAAGAGTCTGTACTGCTGCGCAAGGCCATCCATTTAGCCGAACAGGCTGTGGCTGCTGCATCGCTTGGTTCCCGTGCAGGGGTGGTTGAACCGCTGTTATACGCACCGAACTTTGAAACTCTCGCGGGTCTTGGCATTTTCAATCCCGAAGACCACGTCCCACCACCTAAGCTTGCCGCTCCCCCGGCGTTGAGCGATGCAGATATCCACCGCACCCCGGCAACAGCGGCACCCGATATGCCACGCTTGCATGCCGCTATCGAGCGGACCAGAGAAACCCGCCATGGATCCGCCACTCTGCATGAGGTGTATGCCTCGTTGCCAGCTGATCTGCAGCACATAAACTCCATCCGGGGTTTGGTTCTTGCTGCCCGGGGGGCAGCAAACACTTTCGTGAACGACATTGACCCAGATCGCACCGAAACACTGACTTTCACCCAAATTGACGGCACAACGCGCACAGCTCGCGTCCCGTTATTCACGTTCGTTAAGGACTCTTCACCATGA
- the rpsF gene encoding 30S ribosomal protein S6, with protein MRPYELMVIIDPDVDERTVEPSLQKFLNVITTDGGTIEKVDIWGRRRLAYDIQKKSEGIYAVVNFTAAPATAQELDRLLGINETILRTKITRPEEQKVVAE; from the coding sequence ATGCGTCCTTACGAACTGATGGTAATCATCGACCCCGATGTTGATGAGCGTACCGTTGAGCCGTCGCTTCAGAAGTTCCTGAATGTCATTACCACCGATGGTGGAACCATCGAAAAGGTTGACATCTGGGGCCGTCGTCGCTTGGCTTACGACATCCAGAAGAAGTCTGAAGGTATCTACGCCGTGGTGAACTTCACCGCAGCGCCTGCTACCGCTCAGGAACTTGATCGCTTGCTTGGTATCAATGAGACCATCCTGCGCACCAAGATCACACGTCCGGAAGAGCAGAAGGTTGTTGCCGAATAA
- a CDS encoding single-stranded DNA-binding protein: MAGETTITVVGNLTSDPELRFTPSGSAVANFTIASTPRTFDRQSNEWKDGETLFLRASIWREAAENVAESLTKGMRVIVSGRLKSRTYDTKEGEKRTVMELEVDEIGPSLRYANAKVNRTQRSGGQGGGNFGGGNSGQGGQGGNFGGGNAGGGQGGFGGNSGGGNFGGNGGQQQQSAPAADPWATPGGGSSGWGAGPDNSEPPF, from the coding sequence ATGGCAGGCGAAACCACTATTACGGTTGTTGGTAATCTCACCAGTGATCCGGAACTTCGGTTTACCCCGAGCGGTTCAGCAGTAGCGAACTTCACCATTGCGTCGACTCCGCGAACCTTTGACCGCCAGAGCAATGAATGGAAAGACGGCGAAACGCTGTTCCTCCGTGCATCGATCTGGCGCGAAGCGGCCGAGAACGTTGCCGAATCCCTCACAAAGGGCATGCGCGTGATTGTTTCCGGTCGGCTGAAGTCGCGGACCTACGACACCAAAGAAGGCGAAAAGCGCACCGTCATGGAGCTTGAGGTCGACGAGATCGGCCCCTCGCTGCGCTATGCCAATGCCAAAGTAAACCGTACCCAACGCTCCGGCGGTCAGGGTGGCGGAAACTTCGGTGGAGGTAACAGCGGCCAGGGCGGCCAGGGCGGAAACTTCGGCGGCGGAAACGCCGGCGGGGGACAAGGCGGCTTTGGCGGCAATTCCGGCGGAGGAAACTTCGGCGGTAATGGCGGCCAGCAGCAGCAATCCGCACCGGCAGCTGACCCCTGGGCAACGCCCGGTGGTGGCTCCTCCGGTTGGGGCGCCGGCCCGGATAACTCCGAGCCTCCCTTCTAA
- the rpsR gene encoding 30S ribosomal protein S18 has translation MAKAELRKPKPKSNPLKAADITVIDYKDVALLRKFISDRGKIRARRVTGVTVQEQRKIAQAIKNAREVALLPYSGAGRG, from the coding sequence ATGGCTAAGGCTGAACTCCGTAAGCCCAAACCAAAGTCCAACCCCCTGAAGGCCGCTGACATCACAGTCATCGACTACAAGGACGTAGCATTGCTGCGCAAGTTTATTTCTGATCGCGGAAAGATCCGTGCGCGCCGCGTCACGGGTGTCACCGTTCAGGAGCAGCGCAAAATCGCACAGGCAATCAAGAATGCCCGCGAAGTTGCATTGCTGCCCTACTCCGGCGCTGGCCGCGGTTAA
- the rplI gene encoding 50S ribosomal protein L9: protein MAKIILTHEVSGLGAAGDIVEVKTGYARNFLLPRGFALTWSKGGEKQVEAIKAARLAHAHASTEAAQEQATALQAHAVVLKVKAGDSGRLFGTVKADDVAKAVAAAGLGTIDKRKVELPAHIKSVGKHTANVRLHDDVSAVITLNVVAS, encoded by the coding sequence ATGGCAAAGATCATTTTGACCCACGAAGTAAGCGGCCTCGGTGCCGCTGGTGACATCGTTGAGGTGAAGACCGGTTACGCACGTAACTTTCTTCTGCCCCGCGGCTTCGCACTGACCTGGTCCAAGGGTGGCGAGAAGCAGGTGGAAGCCATCAAGGCTGCCCGCCTCGCCCACGCGCACGCTTCAACTGAAGCTGCTCAGGAGCAGGCAACCGCTCTGCAGGCACACGCTGTAGTCCTGAAGGTAAAGGCTGGCGACTCAGGTCGTTTGTTCGGTACCGTCAAGGCTGACGACGTTGCAAAGGCTGTAGCCGCTGCAGGTCTGGGAACTATTGACAAGCGCAAGGTTGAACTGCCGGCCCACATCAAGTCGGTTGGCAAGCACACTGCAAATGTTCGTCTTCACGACGATGTTTCAGCTGTTATCACCTTGAACGTTGTAGCAAGCTAG
- the dnaB gene encoding replicative DNA helicase produces MSAPTRESGTSSREPDFARTPPQDLVAEQSVLGGMMLSKDAIADVVEVLRGTDFYRPSHESIYEAALDLYGRGEPADAVTVADELTKRGEITKIGGAAYLHQLIQSVPTAANAGFYAEIVAERAVLRRLVTAGTKIVQMGYSQDGEVEEVVNAAQAEIFAVAERRTTEDYVLLKDVMEATVDEIEASGHKGQGMTGVPTGFYEFDELTNGLHPGQMIVIAARPAVGKSTFALDWARSAAIDHNMATVVFSLEMGRNEIAMRLLSAEATISLQDLRKGTVKDDQWSKIATTMGRMNEAPLFIDDSPNMSLMEIRAKCRRLKQQHDLKLVVLDYLQLMSSGKRVESRQQEVSEFSRALKLLAKELQVPVVALSQLNRGSEQRTDKKPMISDLRESGSIEQDADMVILLHREDIYDKESARAGEADVIVAKHRNGPTKTIVLGFQGHYSRFANMASDNGQSY; encoded by the coding sequence ATGTCGGCTCCAACCAGAGAATCAGGAACATCCTCCCGCGAACCTGATTTCGCCAGGACACCGCCTCAGGACCTTGTCGCAGAACAAAGCGTCCTGGGTGGCATGATGCTCTCCAAGGATGCGATTGCCGATGTGGTGGAGGTTCTGCGTGGCACAGACTTCTACCGCCCCTCCCACGAGAGTATCTATGAGGCCGCGCTGGACCTCTACGGCCGCGGTGAGCCTGCTGATGCCGTGACGGTGGCAGATGAGCTCACCAAGCGTGGTGAGATCACTAAAATTGGTGGCGCAGCCTACTTGCATCAACTGATCCAATCAGTTCCCACCGCAGCAAACGCTGGATTTTATGCTGAGATCGTTGCTGAGCGAGCCGTGTTGCGTCGCCTGGTCACTGCCGGCACTAAAATTGTCCAGATGGGTTATTCCCAAGACGGAGAAGTTGAAGAGGTCGTTAACGCCGCTCAAGCCGAGATTTTTGCCGTAGCTGAACGTCGCACCACAGAGGACTATGTGCTGCTCAAAGACGTCATGGAAGCCACCGTGGATGAGATTGAGGCGTCCGGACACAAGGGGCAAGGGATGACCGGTGTGCCTACCGGTTTCTATGAATTTGATGAACTGACCAATGGCCTGCACCCGGGGCAGATGATAGTGATAGCCGCAAGACCCGCTGTGGGTAAAAGTACTTTCGCGCTTGACTGGGCGCGTTCGGCAGCCATTGATCACAACATGGCCACCGTGGTGTTTTCCTTGGAAATGGGTCGTAATGAGATTGCCATGCGTCTGCTGTCGGCGGAAGCAACCATTAGCCTCCAGGACCTTCGCAAGGGAACAGTCAAAGATGATCAGTGGTCCAAGATCGCCACAACCATGGGGCGAATGAACGAGGCTCCGCTGTTTATAGATGATTCTCCTAATATGTCCCTTATGGAAATTCGTGCCAAGTGCCGCCGCTTGAAACAACAGCACGACCTAAAGCTCGTAGTCCTGGATTACTTGCAGCTCATGTCCTCAGGTAAACGTGTGGAGTCACGCCAGCAGGAAGTCTCGGAGTTTTCCCGTGCACTGAAGCTGCTGGCCAAGGAACTGCAGGTTCCTGTGGTGGCACTGTCACAGTTGAACCGTGGTTCTGAGCAACGTACGGACAAGAAGCCAATGATCTCCGATCTACGTGAATCAGGCTCGATTGAGCAGGACGCCGATATGGTGATTCTGCTGCACCGTGAGGACATCTATGACAAGGAATCAGCCCGTGCCGGTGAAGCGGATGTCATCGTTGCCAAACACCGTAACGGCCCCACGAAAACGATCGTGTTGGGTTTTCAGGGCCACTATTCACGGTTTGCCAATATGGCTAGCGACAACGGCCAAAGTTACTAA
- a CDS encoding MATE family efflux transporter — MPKSVTPNAASAQTRRSTSKAIRGLAIPAFGALIAEPLFLLADSAIVGHLGVPQLAGVGLAATLLQTVVGLMVFLAYSTTPAVARLLGAGRRAEALAVGRDGLWLAALLGIVLAVVGMFASGGLLNAMGASGEVLGYANEYFRTSLAGIPAMLLVMAAMGVLRGLQDTKTPLIVATLGFAVNIVMNFVFVYGFGMSVGGAALGTVIAQWGMAAVYLVIVVRAAHHYGVGIRPDWVGVRAVSRVGSWLMLRTLSLRAAILVTVLVVTAQGPTNLAAHQLAMTLFSFLAFALDALAIAAQALIGKELGADNISQVRVLTRTMTRWGLAFGVLTGFGLWAVSGVVGWIFTTDTNVHAALTAALLVMAVGQPLAGYVFVLDGVLIGAGDARYLALVGVGNLVIYLPLLFWVSQLHFGDTVRGMFWVWAAFSVGYMGARGLTLGLRARTGRWMQVGAPASRARLEG, encoded by the coding sequence ATGCCTAAATCCGTAACGCCCAATGCTGCCTCTGCACAGACCCGGCGCTCAACATCGAAAGCGATTCGCGGCTTAGCTATCCCCGCCTTTGGCGCGCTCATTGCGGAGCCCCTGTTTTTATTGGCCGACTCCGCCATCGTTGGCCATTTGGGCGTCCCCCAATTGGCTGGAGTGGGCCTCGCCGCGACGCTTCTTCAGACGGTTGTTGGACTCATGGTGTTCCTGGCATACTCAACGACGCCGGCAGTTGCGCGGTTGCTAGGAGCTGGGAGACGCGCTGAGGCACTGGCAGTGGGCCGGGACGGGCTCTGGCTGGCGGCACTGCTAGGCATTGTCCTTGCGGTTGTGGGCATGTTTGCCAGTGGTGGCCTGCTGAACGCTATGGGTGCCAGCGGGGAAGTTCTGGGGTACGCAAACGAATACTTCAGGACCAGCTTGGCAGGGATTCCAGCGATGCTATTGGTCATGGCGGCCATGGGTGTTTTGCGTGGTCTCCAAGACACCAAGACCCCGCTGATCGTCGCTACGCTCGGATTCGCCGTCAACATCGTGATGAATTTTGTTTTCGTATATGGTTTCGGAATGTCCGTGGGGGGAGCGGCACTGGGAACAGTGATCGCACAGTGGGGAATGGCAGCTGTATACCTCGTCATCGTTGTGCGTGCAGCACATCACTATGGTGTGGGGATCCGCCCCGACTGGGTCGGAGTGCGGGCGGTCTCAAGAGTGGGCAGCTGGCTTATGCTGCGCACCCTGTCTCTGCGAGCCGCCATTTTGGTCACTGTCCTGGTGGTGACGGCCCAAGGTCCCACAAACCTGGCAGCACACCAGCTTGCTATGACGCTCTTCAGCTTCCTAGCCTTCGCTCTTGATGCCCTCGCCATCGCGGCCCAGGCGTTGATTGGCAAAGAACTGGGGGCTGACAATATTTCTCAAGTACGTGTTTTGACACGAACAATGACGAGATGGGGACTTGCTTTTGGTGTTCTCACCGGGTTTGGCCTTTGGGCGGTATCCGGCGTCGTTGGATGGATCTTCACAACAGATACGAACGTTCACGCCGCGCTGACGGCGGCCTTGCTTGTTATGGCGGTTGGGCAACCACTGGCTGGCTACGTTTTTGTGCTCGACGGCGTTCTCATCGGAGCCGGTGATGCGCGCTACTTGGCCTTGGTTGGCGTGGGCAACCTAGTGATTTACCTGCCGTTACTTTTCTGGGTTTCGCAGCTGCACTTTGGCGATACAGTCCGTGGAATGTTCTGGGTATGGGCGGCATTTAGTGTGGGCTATATGGGAGCCCGCGGCTTGACGTTGGGACTGCGTGCGCGCACCGGCCGTTGGATGCAGGTAGGGGCTCCCGCTAGCCGGGCTAGACTTGAGGGGTGA